AACCTGGCCGAAGTACGCGAATAGGGCTTCCGAGCTGCCGCTACCACCAGCAATGGTGTCGAAGAAAGCACCGCTCAGGCCGCTCGTTTCGGGAGATTCGGTTACAAAGTCGAGGTCGTGGTGGTTGCACAGTACCGCCAGGGGAAGCCCCAGTAGGAGCTGGTGCCCTAGCGAGTGAAGCCCAATCCGGCCGGCGCTAGCGGACTCTAGTACCTCGTAGGCTTTGGGGATTTCCGTCTCCTCGCGCTGCAGCTGCTCGCGCAGCGACTGGGCAACCTTCTGGCAGCTCTCGATGCAGCTGTCGTCCAGCTCGAGGCGCAAGATGGGAGCCTCGAACTCGGTTACGTAGGGCGCATCGAATGTGACGCGGCCCAAGGGACTCGGCGCCTGCTTTTCGGGTCGGTACTGCAGCACCTCGTAGCCGGTCACGGATTCGGTAATGCGCCCCCAACCCAGCGTCAGCGTCATCCCAGTCAGCGAAGCGCTCTTGAGCGTGCGCTGCAGGTCGATCTCGAACGTCAGGTCGGGATTGGTGCTGCGATCGGATGGGGCTGGCTCCAGCTCAGCCTTGCCCGCATCCTCGTCGAGGTAGCGGCAGCGGTAGTTGGCGATCCCGCCACCGGTATTTTGGGTCGTATAGATAGCCCCTGGGTGCAGCTCGCGCCGGGCCGTTTCCGCATCCAGGGTCTCGAGTTCTTCCCCTGTTTCGGTATCGAAGGCCGCTACGCGCGTTTGCTCGTTACCGCGCAGGCTAATCGTTTTGTGCAGGTAGCTCTTGGCGTAGTAGTACCCGCGCTGGTTGAGCCGAAGCTCGCCCTGATCGAGCAGCCCGCCGGCGATGGTGCTGGCAGCCGACCCGAAGTAGTGCGCTAGTTGCTGGCTGGGAATGCCTGCCTCGGCTGCACCTGCCAGTAAGTGCTTGCCCAGCGTGGCTGGGTGATCCGAATCGATCGCGATGGGCTCGGGATTGCCGGCAATCAGCTGTTCCGGGAAGCGGCGATAGTAAGCATCCAGCGGCGAGTGCGTGCTGGGGATGTAGATCGCCAGTCCGGCGCGGCTCCGCCCCACGCGGCCGATGCGCTGCTTGGCAGCCATGACGCTGCCGGGGAAGCCGCGCAGTAGCGCCACATCAAACTCCGATATGTCGATCCCTAGCTCCAGCGCTTGGGTCCCCAAAACGAAGCCGACTCGACCGGTAGCCACCTGTTGCAGGATGGCGCGGCGGCGCTCGGCTTTGAGCGAGCCGTGGAAAATGGCGATCTGGCTGGGATCGAGGCCGGCGCGGGCAACCCGGTTCTGCGCGCGGCGCAGCAGCCGCTTGATGGCGCTGCGATTGTTGGCAAAGGCAATGCCGGTAAGCCCGTGCTGCAGGCACTGCGCGATGAGCTCGGCGGCCGTGGCGTTGGGATCGCCTGTAGCCTCCAGCGTTAGCAGCGTGCGCTCGGCTTGAGCGGCGCCGCTTTGGGTAAGCGTCTGGATGCGTTGGGGATCGCGGCCGGCGAGGGTGCCGGCCAGCTCGCTGGGGTTGCCGATCGTCGCCGAGGCGAAGGCCCACTGCAGGCGCTCGCTGCTGCCGCCGGCAGCGTCGACGCAGCGGTACAGGCGCCGGAACAGGTTCTTCATGCCGGCGCCAAAAGTAGCCAGGTAAGCGTGGCTCTCATCGGCTACTACCG
Above is a window of Cyanobacteria bacterium QS_8_64_29 DNA encoding:
- a CDS encoding DEAD/DEAH box helicase, whose product is MDYAKLLENAYQRSPEPPDWLQPGRPVYVPNRGLGYVVDLLGRRILVAFGNEHCDLGDWQHALQQNQLLPPESAPQQSQLKVGNIGAPTFRALATHVQQQGILRDIQRSSARAATTDPIPSDLPESLKGALEQLGIDALYCHQAQALTAMRAGKDVCLATETSSGKTLAFALPLFEACLRDRDTSVLALWPLKALANDQLAKLHELNQLLPPEERLTVGIITGDTPIEERKPLLARRPHLLGMSPEVLQRALYATGRRDGGEWRDFLRRLRAVVADESHAYLATFGAGMKNLFRRLYRCVDAAGGSSERLQWAFASATIGNPSELAGTLAGRDPQRIQTLTQSGAAQAERTLLTLEATGDPNATAAELIAQCLQHGLTGIAFANNRSAIKRLLRRAQNRVARAGLDPSQIAIFHGSLKAERRRAILQQVATGRVGFVLGTQALELGIDISEFDVALLRGFPGSVMAAKQRIGRVGRSRAGLAIYIPSTHSPLDAYYRRFPEQLIAGNPEPIAIDSDHPATLGKHLLAGAAEAGIPSQQLAHYFGSAASTIAGGLLDQGELRLNQRGYYYAKSYLHKTISLRGNEQTRVAAFDTETGEELETLDAETARRELHPGAIYTTQNTGGGIANYRCRYLDEDAGKAELEPAPSDRSTNPDLTFEIDLQRTLKSASLTGMTLTLGWGRITESVTGYEVLQYRPEKQAPSPLGRVTFDAPYVTEFEAPILRLELDDSCIESCQKVAQSLREQLQREETEIPKAYEVLESASAGRIGLHSLGHQLLLGLPLAVLCNHHDLDFVTESPETSGLSGAFFDTIAGGSGSSEALFAYFGQVAARARELVEACDCEAGCPQCLVLPRCPEQNKALLKQLGGALLATLAPTDNRGAY